ATCCCGCTGGTGCGCGCCCTGCGCATGGAGGGCAAAATGGTCATCGGCGTCGGCGTCACCGACACCACCTCGATCTACCTGGGACGCGCCGTAGATCACTTCGTCTTTTACCAGGATTTGCTCACCCGCGCGGGCCAGCCGGCGCGGCCCGCGGTGCGCCTCGAAACCGAAGCCGCGCCGCCCATCACCGCTGAAACAGCCAGCCTCCCGCTCAACTCCAACGGCGCCGGCCGCGCGCCCGCGCCCACCGAGCCGACCCCCGCGCTCGAGCCTGAGGATGACGGCCTCTGGAGCAGCCTGTTGTACGAGGCGGAGGACAATACGTAAGTAGGAAGTAGGAAGTAGGAAGTAGGAAGTAGGAAGTAGGAAGTAGGAATGAGGAAGTAGGAAGTGGGAAGTGGGAAGTGGGAAGTGGGAAGTGGGAAGTGGGAAGTGGGAGTTTTCGGGAGGACATCATGACGGCCAAGACAAAAATCATCATCAGCGACCTGCACCTGGGCGCTGGGCTGGAGGGCGCCGGCGGTAATCGCCTCGAAGACTTCATCAGCGACATTGACTTTGTGGAGTGGGTGCATGGCCTGACTGCGGAGAGCAACCGCACCGGCGCTGACATGGAATTCATCATCAATGGCGATTTTATGGAGATGCTGCAGGTGCCTGCGGTCGTGCGCTTTGACCCGACCGAACCCTACCCGCCGGCCGCGTATGCTGCCAACGACGAAGCCTCAGCCCTTCTCAAACTGACGCACATCACGCAGGGCCATCCGGGCCTCTTTGCTGTCCTGGCCGATTTCATCTGCCACCAACCGCGGCGCAACGTCGTCATTCTGCGGGGCAATCACGACCCTGAGCTCTACTGGCCCGGCGTGCAGGATGTCCTGCGCCATCTCCTGGGCGCCACCGGAGAAGTGGTCAACTTGCTCCAGTTCCCGCCGTTGAGCTATCTGACCGACGGCGTCTACGTAGAGCATGGCAATCAGTACACTGAATCGGTCAACCGTTTTCAGAACCCCAGCGCGCCGCTCGACCCGCAGGATCCCACCAGGCTGGAATTGGTGTGGGGATCGCGCTTCGTGTTCGAATACTTCAACCAGATCGAACGTGAGCGTTACTGGGTGGACGGCGTGGCGCCGATGACGGGCCTCATCTGGTATGGCTTGCACTACGATTTCCCCTTTGCGGCCAGGGCGCTCAAACTCCTGCTGGCTGCTGTCCCGCGCCTGGGGCTGCCGCGCGAGGTCTCTCCCAAGCAAATTGACGCCATCTCCGCCCTGGAAGCAGACCTGGCCGATCCCGACGACCTGCCCGCCCTGCAGGCACGCTACGAATCGGACCCCGCCTTCCGTCAGGAGTTCGAGGCGCGTGTGCTGGAAGCCTTGCGCGACGTCAGCACGGACGACACCCTCCTGCCCTCCGCACGTGACCTCACGCCGGCCGCTGCCCTGGCGCGCGCGGAACAGTTGGCCGATGAGTATCGGCGGCGCCTGCGCAGCGAAGCCCAGCGCATCGCCACCGAAACCCAGGCGCGCCTGGTGACATTTGGTCATACCCACGTGTCAGAAACTTTCCCCCTGACGGATGGGGCCACCTACATCAACAGCGGCGCCTGGATCGGCGCGGCTGATTTTTCTCATGCCACCCCGGCGCAGTGGGAAGACCTCTTCCGTCATCCGGATACCTATGCCAACCAGCGCCAGTTGGCCTTTGTGCGCGTGGACTATGACGCAGCCGGCCAGCTCAGCGCCCGCCTGCTGCATGTGGGTCAGCCAACGCCGCCCGGTGGAACAGGCAGCGGCGGCGTTCACCCGGCGCCCTCGCCGCATAAGGGCTGCCTGCCCGCCCTGCTCCTGCTGCCCTTCCGGCGCTGAACCATCGCCGCCGCGCCTGACGCAGGCTCTCTTTTGATCACTGAACGGTCCATGACCTATGCAACCAACCTCGTATCCACTTGACCTGCAGATCTTGACCGCGCGCTGGCGCACATTTATCGAAACGCGCGCGCAGCCGGACGCGGTGGACCCGGTGGTGGTCAGTTCCTGGCGCCGCTGTGCTCCCTTGCTCAACCCCTTTGCCCAACCTCAGTTAGCCCGCCTGAATGAACAGGCCCTGCGCCGCCTGCTCATCAGCCAGTTCGATCTCCTGGCCATTGCGCGCCCGGTGATGGAAGACATCTTCCAGGTCATCGAGGGCGACCGCAGTCTGATGGTGCTGCTCGATAACACCGGCTGCGTTTTGCTCACCCTGGGCGACGCCCACATGGAAGAAGAGGCCACCCGCCTGGGGCTGACTCCCGGCACCTACTGGGATGAGGGGCGCGTGGGCACCAATGCCTTCGCCCTGGTCCTGGCCGAACGTATGCCGGCGCAGGTGGTCGGCGCGGAGCATTTCCTGGCCTGCTTTCATCATCTCGTGGATGCGGCCGCGCCCATTTTTCAGCCCAGTGGACGACCCATCGGCGTGTTGGGCATCCTCGGTCTGGGCAGCATGAGTCATTCCCATGCGACCGGCATCGTCGTGGCCGGCGCGCGCGCCCTGGAAAACCAGTTGGCCGCCGACGTGATGCACCTGGATGCCAACGCCCATTTGACCCTGCTCAATGCGACGATGGAATCCATCGCGGATGGGGTGCTGGCCTGGGATCGCGACGGCATCGTCACGCAGATGAATCGGCAGGCGGCCGAGCTGCTGACCCTCAACCCGCGCCTCGTCGTCGGGCACCCCTTGCAGCGCTATGTGCAGGCGCCGGCCGACCTACGCGAAGCGATGGAGCTTGGCAAGCCGTTGCGCGATGTCGAGGCTCATCTGCTGGTCAACGGACGCCCGGTCTACTGCATGTTGAATCTGAAGCCAATTCGCATTGGCGACGCGCCACCGATCGGCTTTCTGGCGACGCTGCAGCCCATTCAGCAGATTCACCAGATCTTCTATCGCCTGTCCGGCGCGCAGGCCGCGATGACCTTCGACGATCTCAAGGGCAAATCGGCCGACATCCAGCGCGTGCGCAATCAGGCGCGCGGCGCCGCACGCGGCCGCGGCAACGTCCTGTTGCAGGGCGAGTCAGGGGTGGGTAAACACGTCGTGGCGCGCGCCATCCACAACGCCAGCAGCCGCGCCAACGGGCCTTTCATTGCCGTCAACTGCCGGGCCTTCCCGCGTGACCTGTTTCTGAGTGAGTTCCTCGGTTATGAAAGCGGCGCCTTCAGCGGCGCACGCGTCGAAGGGCGCCCCAGTAAGTTCGAGCTGGCCTTCGGCGGCACCCTGTTCCTGGACGAAGTAGAGACGATCCCGCTCGAATTCCATTCCGTGCTCGGCCGCGTGATCGAAACCGGCGAGGTGATGCGCCTGGGCGGCACCCGCGTCATTCCGGTCAATGTGCGCGTGATTTCCTCCACCGACACCGATCTGGACAGCCTGGTGGCCGAGGGCGCGTTTCAGGCCAACCTGGTTTATCGCCTGAGCTCGATCGTGATTGACATGCCGCCACTGCGCCAGCGGCGTGAGGATCTACCCGAACTGATAGAGACCATCCTGGGCCGCATGCGCGCCAGTCAGCCGGCCAATGCGGCCAATGCGGCCACGGTCACGCCGGAGGCGCTGCACCTGATGAAGAAGTACCCCTGGCCAGGCAACATTCGCGAACTGGAGAGCGCCCTGGAGCGCGCCAGCAGCCTGGTAGCCAGCGGTCAGCCCATTGACGTGGCCCATTTACCGGAGAGCGTCCGCCGCGGCGCGGTCATCGTGCCCACGCGCGAAAAAGCCGAACCGGTGCTCAACATGGATGAATGGAACCGCGAGGCGCTCATTCGCGCCGGCTGGGCCACGCACGGCAATCTGACCGAAATGGCGCACCTGCTCGGCATCAGCCGCACCACGTTATGGCGCAAGATGCGCTTCTTCAACCTGACCGCGCACCACTTTCAACCCGATGGGTAATTGGTACCATCCCTCTGTTTCAGAATTGAACAGTTGTCGCAATTTCCGTTTCACCTTGAAACAAAAATTATCCAATTGATTGACACTGCGGTCACGCTGTGCTAATCTGATCGTCGTGTGATTTTTTCGGAAACCGCTTAAGGCATGGGCTGGGTCATACCGGCAAAGTGACATGCACCCCAGGCGGTTCGTGGCTGGTCTCATTAATTGGAGCCGCGTCGTGCCAAGCCTTGTTCCGAGCAAGGCGACCATGAGAAAGGAGGACTGTCACACCCCACACAACCCTGCGCTAGCTTGTGACTCGACGCGCCTTACCCCGCGCGCATCGAGGTAGGTACGCTCCCTCATGAGAGTCGTTCGATCTCGAGCTGCCTGCGAGGCAGCAAATATCGCATCAGACAAGGTAGGAGGAACTTTCACAATGTCTCCGTTTATGGGTGAAGTGATTGGCACGATGTTGCTGATCCTGTTGGGTGATGGTGTGGTGGCCAACGTTTTGTTGGCCAAGACCAAGGGTAAAAACGCCGGCTGGATTGTCATTACCACAGCCTGGGCGCTGGCGGTCTTTGTGGGCGCCTATTCGGTGGCGAGCGTCAGCGGTGCGCACTTGAATCCGGCCGTCACGATTGGTCTGGCCGTGGCTGGTAAGTTTGCGTGGGCCAATGTCTTCCCGTACATTATTGCCCAATTCATTGGCGCCTTCATTGGCGCCACCCTGGTTTGGTTGCACTACTTCCCGCACTGGGCCGAGACCAAGGATACTGGCCTGAAGTTGGCCGTCTTCTCGACCGGCCCGGCCATTCGCAGCATGACCTGGAACCTGGTTTCTGAAATCATCGGCACCTTCGCGCTGGTGTTCGGCATCCTGGCGATCAAGGGCGCCGTGATGGATTCGTCTGGCTCGGCCGTGCCGTTGAACATGGGCGCTCTGGGCATTATCCCCGTGGCCTTCCTCGTGTGGGTGATCGGTCTGGCGCTCGGTGGCACCACCGGTTATGCCATCAATCCGGCTCGTGACCTCGGCCCTCGCATTGCGCACTTCGTCCTGCCTATCGCAGGCAAGGGTGACAGCGACTGGGGCTACTCCTGGATTCCCGTGGTCGGCCCCATCGTCGGTGCTGTCATTGCGGCCCTCCTGTACACAGGACTCGGCAGTTTCTAACCCTCGGCGCTTTTCCCTTGTGAAGGCCTGACTTCAGGCCTTCGCAAGGCCCCCTGATTCGTGACCGTGCCAGCGTGTTGAGGCGATTGCTGTGATGAAAGGAATGGCTATATGAAGAAACTGATCAATAAACCCGAAGATGTCGTTCGCGAGGAACTGGAAGGGATTGTCTACGCACACTCGAACTTGGTGACAGTGCATTATGACCCGAACTTTATTGTACGGGCCGATGCACCGGTGCAGGGCAAAGTGGGCGTGATCTCTGGCGGCGGCTCCGGTCATGAGCCGATGCATGGTGGCTTCGTGGGTATGGGTATGCTGGATGCGGCCTGCCCCGGCGCGGTCTTCACCAGCCCCACGCCCGATCAGATGCTGGAAGCGACCAAGGCCGTCAATGGCGGCGCGGGCGTGCTGCACATCGTCAAGAACTACACCGGCGACATCATGAACTTCGAGATGGCGGCCGAATTGGCGCGTGAAGAGGGCATCGAGGTCGAGGCGGTAGTGACCAACGACGACGTGGCTGTGAAGGATAGCCTCTGGACAGCCGGCCGTCGTGGCGTTGGCATCACCGTCCTGGCCGAGAAGATCACGGGCGCGGCCGCGGAAGAGGGTCGCTCTCTCAAAGAAGTGGCCGATGTCTGTCGCAAAGTCAACGCCTGGGGCCGCAGCATGGGTATGGCGCTCACCTCCTGCACCGTGCCCCATGCCGGCAAGCCCACCTTCGATCTGCCTGAAGATGAGATGGAAATCGGCGTCGGTATCCACGGCGAGCCAGGCCGCAAGCGCATGAAGCTGGCCACGGCCGACGAAATCACCGAGATGCTGGCCGAGCCAATCATCGAGGACCTGCCCTTCCAGGCGGGTGACGAAGTCCTGGCCTTTGTCAACGGCATGGGCGGCACCCCTCTCATCGAACTGTATGTCGTCTATCGCAAGCTGGCGCAGATCTGCGAGAGCCACGGTATCAAGATCGCGCGCAACCTGATCGGCTCCTACATCACCAGCCTCGAAATGGCCGGCTGCTCGATCACGTTGCTCAAGCTGGATGCTGACCTCCTCAAGCTGTGGGACGCACCGGTGAAGACCGTGGGCCTGCGCTGGGGTGTATGAGTCTTGCAAACTCGTTGCATTAAACAGCATTAACAGGTGACCATGACAATCTCGCGTCAAGATGTGCTCGACTGGATCAAGAACGTTGCTGGCGTGCTCGCTGAAAACAAGGACTACCTCACCCAACTCGACTCGGCCATTGGTGATGCCGACCACGGCGCCAACATGACGCGTGGTTTTCAGGCCGTCCTCACCAAGCTGCCCGCCGTCAGCGACAAAGACATCGGCACCATCTTCAAGACGGTCGGCATGACGTTAGTCTCCACCGTCGGAGGCGCCAGCGGGCCGCTCTATGGCACCTTCTTCATGCAGGCAGGCGCGGTCTCGGTCGGTAAACAAGACCTCTCGGCCGCCGACTGGGGCGCCGCGCTGGAAGCCGCGGTCAATGGCGTTGTTATGCGCGGCAGGGCCGTTCTCGGCGATAAGACGATGGTAGATGCCCTGACGCCAGCCCTCGAAGCCTTCAAGGATGCGGTCGTGCAGAACGCCACGATCGGTTTGGCCCTGACACGCTCTGTTCAGGCCGCCGAAGAAGGCATGAAAGCGACGATCCCCCTGGTGGCACGCAAGGGACGTGCCAGCTATTTGGGCGAACGCAGTGCAGGGCACCAGGACCCTGGCGCCACTTCGACCTTCCTGATCTTGAAGTGCGCCGCCGAAACCTGGGCAAACTCATAAGATCACGCTCGATCCGGACAGGCCATAGAGTCTGTCATCTACATAGTTTCGGAATCCAAAGGAGGATTCGTACATGGCTAAGTATGCAGCAGCGATAGACCAGGGCACCACCAGCACCCGCTTCATGGTGTTCGACCACAGTGGAAAAGTTGTTTGTTTCGACCAGAAGGAACATGAGCAGATCTATCCCAAGCCGGGTTGGGTCGAGCATGATCCGATGGAGATTTGGACCCGCGTCGATGAAGTTGTCAAGGGCGGCCTGGCCAAGGGCAATATTGACCCGGCCGACATTGCCGCGGTCGGCATCACCAATCAGCGTGAGACCACCGTCGTGTGGAATCGCAACACCGGCAAGCCGTACTACAATGCCATCGTTTGGCAGGATACGCGCACGGCCGATATCTGCAACGCCCTGGCAGCCGATGGTGGTCAGGATCGCTTCCGCGCCCAGGTGGGCCTGCCGTTGGCGACCTACTTCTCCGGCCCCAAGGTGCGCTGGATTCTCGACAATGTCGCGGGCGTGCGCGCAGCCGCAGAAGCCGGCGATGCCATCTTCGGCAACATTGACACCTGGGTCATCTGGAATCTGACCGGCGGCACCGACGGCGGCGTGCATGTGACCGATGTCTCCAACGCCAGTCGCACCATGCTCATGAACCTCAACACCCTCGACTGGGATGATGAGATTCTGGGCGTCATGGGCGTGCCACGCGCCATGCTGCCCAAGATCGTCGCCTCCAGCGCGGTCTATGGCAGCGCCAAGGGCGCCCTGGCCGGCATCCCTGTGGCAGGCGACCTGGGCGATCAGCAGGCGGCTCTCTTCGGCCAGACCTGCTTCAGCGCTGGCGAAGCCAAGAACACCTACGGCACCGGCTGCTTCATGCTGCTCAACACCGGCACCACGCCCGTTCCGAGCAAGAGCGGCCTGCTCACCACCCTGGGCTACAAGATCGGTGACGAACCGGCCGTCTATGCCCTGGAAGGCTCCATCGCCATCACCGGCGCGCTGGTGCAGTGGCTGCGTGACAACCTGGGCCTCATCTCGCGCTCCTCGGATGTCGAAGCCCTGGCCGCGACCGTCGAAGACAACGGCGGCATCTACTTCGTGCCCGCGTTCTCTGGCCTGTTTGCGCCCTACTGGCGCAGTGATGCCCGCGGCGCGCTCGTCGGCATGACCCGCTACGTCAACAAGGGCCACATCGCCCGCGCCGCCCTGGAGGCCACCGCCTTCCAGACGCGTGAAGTGCTCGATGCCATGAACAACGACTCCGGCGTCGCGCTGACTGCCCTCAAGGTGGACGGCGGCATGGTCTTCAACGAACTGCTCATGCAGTTCCAGGCCGACATCCTCGGCGTCCCTGTCATCCGCCCAACCGTGGCCGAGACGACAGCCCTGGGCGCCGCCTACGCCGCCGGCCTGGCCGTCGGCTTCTGGGCCAAGGTCGAGGACCTGCGCGCGAACTGGGGCAAGGACAAGGAATGGCAGCCGAACATGGATGCGGACCATCGCGCGGCGCAGTATGCCAACTGGAAGAAGGCCGTCACCCGCACCTTCGATTGGATCGCCTAACGTTCTCTTTTCCTCTCTCCCCCTCGTTCAACGAGGGGGAGGGGGAGAGGGGGAGAGGGGGAGAGGGTGGGCCTGCCGCCTGCCCTCCCTGACACTTGTGCCGGTCCGTGGACTGCGCACCACGTGCTGTTAGTGGCCTGCGGAACCAGTGAGCACCGAAAATGGGCCGTCCGGCAGACATCGTGTCTGCGACCTGCGCCCTTCAGGACTTACGACGTAGGGTGAAAAGACCGAAGGGTGCTTGTGCCCCTTCGGTCTTTTTTCATCGTAACCATTCAGGAATGAGATTTTTCTATGAAACGTCTAGATACTGACATTCTCGTGATTGGCGGTGGCGCCACCGGTACGGGAATTGCCTGGGATGCGGCACTCCGTGGCTTCAAGGTCATCCTGGTGGAGAAACGCGACCTAACCCATGGCACCACCGGGCGCTACCACGGCCTGTTGCACAGCGGCGGCCGCTATGTCGTCAAGGACCCTGGCAGCGCGGTGGAGTGCATTACCGAAAACCGCATCCTGCGCAAGACCCATGCCCATTGCATCGAAGATACCAGCGGCTTCTTTGTTGTGACGCCAGAAGATGAGGGGGAATACCCTGATCTGTTCAAGGCCGCATGTGAGAAGTGCGGCGTGCCTTGCGCCGAAATCCCCGTGGCCGAGGCGCTGCGCCGTGAGCCGCTGTTGAACCAGCGCATCAGCCGCGTCTTCGAAGTGCCCGATGGCGCCGCGGACAGCTTCTTGTCCACGCACGCCACGGCCCAGGCCGCGCAACGCGTTGGCGCGCAGACCCTCGTTTACCATGAAGTGATCGCCCTTCTTCTGGAGGGCGGCGATGGCAACCGCCGCGTGGCCGGCGCGCAGGTGCGCAATGTGACCACCGGCGAAGAGATGGCGATTCACGCCAGCATGACCGTCAACGCCACCGGCGCGTGGGCCGGTCAGCTTGCCAAGATGGCTGGCATCCGCGTGGATGTGATCCCCGGCAAGGGCACACTGGTGGCTATGAACCACCGTGTCGTCAACACAGTCATCAACCGCTGCAAAAAACCGGCCGATGGCGATATCATCGTGCCGATTCATACCGTGGCCGTCATCGGCACCACGGACGAACGCGTCACCAACCCTGAAGACCTGCGCATCGAACCGTGGGAAGTCTATCTGATGTTGAGCGAAGGCGAGAAGCTGGTTCCTTCCATTTCCAAAGCCCGTGTGGTGCGCACATGGGCCGGGGTGCGGCCCCTCTATCAGGAACATTACAGCGGTTCCAGTCGCGATGCCACGCGCGCCTTCACTCTGCTGCGCCACAACAATCGTGATGGCGTCCAGAGTTTCCTCACCATGACCGGCGGCAAGTGGACCACCTTCCGCCTGATGGCTGAAAAAGCCGTGGACGCCGCGTGCGAGCAGATTGGCGTGCGCCAGCCATGCGTGACGGCCGAGACGGTCGTGCCAGGCATCGAGCAGGGGCACTACTGGCTGGGACATCGCCTGCACGAAGTCGAAGACCTCAAGCTGCAGGGCGAACTGGTGTGCGAGTGCGAGCTGGTGACGCGCACGATGGTCGAGAATGCCGTGCGGCGCAATCCCCTGGTGACACTGGACGATCTGCGCCGTGATGTGCGCCTGGGTATGGGGCCTTGCCAGGGCGGCTTCTGCACCTATCGCGCCTGCGGCATCTTGCACGAGCTGGGCAGCAAGCAGCAAGCGGATGCCCGCCCACCGCTGCAAGTCAGCGCAAGGGACGCCACGTGGGAAGTGGCCTACCTGCAGTCGCCCGCGCATAACAACGGCGCGGCGGCCGCGGCCCCTTCGCCGCTGTCCAATCAGGCCATTACAGTGGAGGATGCCAACCTGCTCTTGCGCGATTTCCTGCAAGAGCGCTGGAAAGGGCTGACGCCCATCCTGTGGGCGCAGCAGCTCAAGCAGGAACGCCTGGATGAACTGATCTACCTCAGCCTGCTGAATGCCGATCATCTGCCCGACGGCGACCGGCAAGGCCCGCTGAGCACGTTCTGGCGGTTCGACACCACGCCGAACGAGAAAACGGAGCGCGACCATGCTTGATCTACTTGTAATCGGCGCTGGACTGGCCGGCCTCCAGGCCGCTATCACCGCTGCGCAGGCCGGCGCACGGGTGCGGCTCATCGCCAAAGGCTTGAGCGCCACGCATTGGGCCGCGGGCACCGTGGATGTGCTCGGCTATGCGCCGGCGGCTGAGGGCGCCGCGCCCGCGTTGGTGCAGCGCCCGCTGGATGCGATCGCCGGTGTGCCGGCCCCCCATCCCTACAGCCTGCTCGGCCGTGAGGGCGTTGCCAGCGCGCTCGATTCTTTCGTGGCCCTGACTCATGAGCTTGGCGTGCCCTACGAAGGCAGCGCCAACGGCGGCAACCTGCTGCTGCCATCGCCCGTCGGCGCGCCGCGACCCGCGTTCCTGGCGCCACGCGCCCAGCGCGGCGGCGATCTCAGCCGGCCGGAACCGATGCTGATCGTCGGTTTTCAGGGGATGCGCGACTTCTACCCCGAACTGATCGCGGCCAACCTGAACAAGCAGGGCTTTGCCGCGCGTGCGGCCTTCCTGCCCCTGAGCCTGCTCAACAGCCAGCATGACCGCAACAGCGTGCAGTTGGCTCATGGCCTGGATAACCCGCGGGTCACCGCCAAACTGGCGGCTGAGCTCAAGCGCCTGCTCAAGCCGGGGGAGCGCATCGGCCTGCCGGCTATCCTGGGCCTGGCCAATCACCTGGGTGTGCTGGATGATTTGCGCACCCAAACCGGCGCCGTCATCTTTGAAATCCCCACCCTGCCGCCCAGCGTGCCTGGCATTCGCCTGCATGCGGCCTTGCGCAAGCATGTGGAAGCGCTGGGCGTGCGGGTCGAGATCGGCATGGAGGGCATTGGCTTCCACGCAGAGGGGGACGCAGAGGGGGACGCGGGAAACATTCAGTGGGTGGAGACTTCTACCAGTGCGCGGCCGCTGAAGCACCGCGCGGCCAAGTATCTGCTGGCGACGGGCGGCATCCTGGGCGGCGGTTTCAACAGCAATCACCTGGGCCGGGTGTGGGAAGTGATCTTCGACCTGCCGTTGACCGTGCCGCAGCAGCGTCATCAGTGGTTCCAGTCGCAGTTTCTGGATCCGCAGGGGCACCCGGTTTTCCGCGGTGGTGTGGCGGTGAATGGCGATTGGCAGCCGCTCAAGGGCGATGGGACCCCCGTTTATCGCAACCTGTGGGCGGCCGGCGGTCTGTTGGCCGGCGGGGATTACATTCAGGAGCGCAGCCTGGAAGGGGTTGCCATTGCCAGCGGTCGCGCCGCGGCGACGCGACTCCTGCAGGCAGCGTAGGGCCGCTGGCCTGGCGCTTGAATTTCTTTTACGAACACGGACTATCCTTATGCACACGATTTCCTGGCACTCGGTCGGCGAATCGCTCGACGAGTGTATCAAATGTAACATCTGTACGAGCTACTGCCCGGTGGCCGCGGTGACCGATCAGTTCCACGGCCCCAAGTATTCCGGGCCGCAGGCGCAGCGCTTCCGCGAGAACGGCCAGCCCCACTCGCCCGATCATTCGGTGGACTACTGCTCCGGCTGCCGCGTCTGCAATGAGGTTTGCCCCACCGGCGTGCGCATTGCCGAGATCAACGCCCGCGCCCGCGCGCAGATGGTGGCCGAACACGGCATCCCCTTGCGCAATCGTCTCCTGGGCCGCAACGAGATGTTGGGCAAGGTGGGCAGCTACGCGCCGGCCCTGGCCAACCTGGCGATGCACAACCCCTTCAGCCGCTTCATGGCCGAGAAGGTGATGGGCATCGCGCGCCAGGCGCCGCTGCCGCATTGGAGCACGGAGGGCACCTTCGGCGACTGGATGAAGCGCACCGCCGGCCAGCGCCTGGCCTCAGACAAGAAGGTGGTCTACTTCCACGGCTGCGCCACGATGTACTACGAGCCGTTCATCGGCAAGGCGGCCGTCCTGGTCTTCGAGCATCATGGCTACGAGGTGATCGTGCCGCCGCAGAACTGCTGCGGCCTGCCGATGCTGAGCAACGGCGAATTCAAGGCGGCGCGCGGCCTTCACGAGCACAACGTCGGTTACCTGGCCGACTACGCCGCCCAGGGCTACCCCGTCGTGGGCACCAGCACCAGTTGCACCTTGACTCTCAAAGAAGAGGCGCCCGAACTGCTGGACATGCAGGACGCAGCCAGCGAACAGCTCAAGATGGGCACCTGGGACATCTTCGAGTGGCTGATCGAACTGGCCGACAAGGGCGAGCTGAGAACCGATTTCAAGAATATCGAGATGGTCTTACCGTATCACGCGCCTTGCCAATATCGGGCGCACCGCGTGGGCAAGCCGGCCTTCGAGATCCTTGAGATGATCCCCGGCCTGGATGTGCGTGACAGCCACGCCCCCTGCTGTGGCATCGCCGGCACCTATGGCTACAAGGTGGAGAAATATCAGATCGGCATGGATGTGGGCGAAGAGCTGTTCCGCTTCGTGCGCGAGCAGGGCGAGGAGGCCACCATCACCGCCTGCGACTCCGAAACGTGCCGCTGGCAGTTGGAGCATGGCACCCACAAGCCCAGCCGCCATCCGATCGAAGTTCTGGCCGCTGCGTATGGGTTGTACGACCTGGAGAAACGCCGGCCGCTGCATGAGTAGGAAGTAGGAAGTAGGAAGTGGGAAGTGGGAAGTGGGAAGTGGGAAGTGGGAAGTGGGAAGTAGGAAGTAGGAAGTAGGAAGTGGGAAGTAGGAAGTGGGAAGTAGGAAGTGGGAAGTGGGAAGTAGGAAGTAGGAAGTAGGAAGTGGGAAGTGGGAAGTGGGAAGTAGGAAGTAGGAAGTGGGAAGTGGGAAGTGGGAA
The window above is part of the Candidatus Amarolinea dominans genome. Proteins encoded here:
- the glpK gene encoding glycerol kinase GlpK produces the protein MAKYAAAIDQGTTSTRFMVFDHSGKVVCFDQKEHEQIYPKPGWVEHDPMEIWTRVDEVVKGGLAKGNIDPADIAAVGITNQRETTVVWNRNTGKPYYNAIVWQDTRTADICNALAADGGQDRFRAQVGLPLATYFSGPKVRWILDNVAGVRAAAEAGDAIFGNIDTWVIWNLTGGTDGGVHVTDVSNASRTMLMNLNTLDWDDEILGVMGVPRAMLPKIVASSAVYGSAKGALAGIPVAGDLGDQQAALFGQTCFSAGEAKNTYGTGCFMLLNTGTTPVPSKSGLLTTLGYKIGDEPAVYALEGSIAITGALVQWLRDNLGLISRSSDVEALAATVEDNGGIYFVPAFSGLFAPYWRSDARGALVGMTRYVNKGHIARAALEATAFQTREVLDAMNNDSGVALTALKVDGGMVFNELLMQFQADILGVPVIRPTVAETTALGAAYAAGLAVGFWAKVEDLRANWGKDKEWQPNMDADHRAAQYANWKKAVTRTFDWIA
- a CDS encoding aquaporin family protein, encoding MSPFMGEVIGTMLLILLGDGVVANVLLAKTKGKNAGWIVITTAWALAVFVGAYSVASVSGAHLNPAVTIGLAVAGKFAWANVFPYIIAQFIGAFIGATLVWLHYFPHWAETKDTGLKLAVFSTGPAIRSMTWNLVSEIIGTFALVFGILAIKGAVMDSSGSAVPLNMGALGIIPVAFLVWVIGLALGGTTGYAINPARDLGPRIAHFVLPIAGKGDSDWGYSWIPVVGPIVGAVIAALLYTGLGSF
- a CDS encoding sigma 54-interacting transcriptional regulator, translating into MQPTSYPLDLQILTARWRTFIETRAQPDAVDPVVVSSWRRCAPLLNPFAQPQLARLNEQALRRLLISQFDLLAIARPVMEDIFQVIEGDRSLMVLLDNTGCVLLTLGDAHMEEEATRLGLTPGTYWDEGRVGTNAFALVLAERMPAQVVGAEHFLACFHHLVDAAAPIFQPSGRPIGVLGILGLGSMSHSHATGIVVAGARALENQLAADVMHLDANAHLTLLNATMESIADGVLAWDRDGIVTQMNRQAAELLTLNPRLVVGHPLQRYVQAPADLREAMELGKPLRDVEAHLLVNGRPVYCMLNLKPIRIGDAPPIGFLATLQPIQQIHQIFYRLSGAQAAMTFDDLKGKSADIQRVRNQARGAARGRGNVLLQGESGVGKHVVARAIHNASSRANGPFIAVNCRAFPRDLFLSEFLGYESGAFSGARVEGRPSKFELAFGGTLFLDEVETIPLEFHSVLGRVIETGEVMRLGGTRVIPVNVRVISSTDTDLDSLVAEGAFQANLVYRLSSIVIDMPPLRQRREDLPELIETILGRMRASQPANAANAATVTPEALHLMKKYPWPGNIRELESALERASSLVASGQPIDVAHLPESVRRGAVIVPTREKAEPVLNMDEWNREALIRAGWATHGNLTEMAHLLGISRTTLWRKMRFFNLTAHHFQPDG
- the dhaK gene encoding dihydroxyacetone kinase subunit DhaK, which translates into the protein MKKLINKPEDVVREELEGIVYAHSNLVTVHYDPNFIVRADAPVQGKVGVISGGGSGHEPMHGGFVGMGMLDAACPGAVFTSPTPDQMLEATKAVNGGAGVLHIVKNYTGDIMNFEMAAELAREEGIEVEAVVTNDDVAVKDSLWTAGRRGVGITVLAEKITGAAAEEGRSLKEVADVCRKVNAWGRSMGMALTSCTVPHAGKPTFDLPEDEMEIGVGIHGEPGRKRMKLATADEITEMLAEPIIEDLPFQAGDEVLAFVNGMGGTPLIELYVVYRKLAQICESHGIKIARNLIGSYITSLEMAGCSITLLKLDADLLKLWDAPVKTVGLRWGV
- a CDS encoding metallophosphoesterase, producing the protein MTAKTKIIISDLHLGAGLEGAGGNRLEDFISDIDFVEWVHGLTAESNRTGADMEFIINGDFMEMLQVPAVVRFDPTEPYPPAAYAANDEASALLKLTHITQGHPGLFAVLADFICHQPRRNVVILRGNHDPELYWPGVQDVLRHLLGATGEVVNLLQFPPLSYLTDGVYVEHGNQYTESVNRFQNPSAPLDPQDPTRLELVWGSRFVFEYFNQIERERYWVDGVAPMTGLIWYGLHYDFPFAARALKLLLAAVPRLGLPREVSPKQIDAISALEADLADPDDLPALQARYESDPAFRQEFEARVLEALRDVSTDDTLLPSARDLTPAAALARAEQLADEYRRRLRSEAQRIATETQARLVTFGHTHVSETFPLTDGATYINSGAWIGAADFSHATPAQWEDLFRHPDTYANQRQLAFVRVDYDAAGQLSARLLHVGQPTPPGGTGSGGVHPAPSPHKGCLPALLLLPFRR
- the dhaL gene encoding dihydroxyacetone kinase subunit L, whose amino-acid sequence is MTISRQDVLDWIKNVAGVLAENKDYLTQLDSAIGDADHGANMTRGFQAVLTKLPAVSDKDIGTIFKTVGMTLVSTVGGASGPLYGTFFMQAGAVSVGKQDLSAADWGAALEAAVNGVVMRGRAVLGDKTMVDALTPALEAFKDAVVQNATIGLALTRSVQAAEEGMKATIPLVARKGRASYLGERSAGHQDPGATSTFLILKCAAETWANS